One Cucurbita pepo subsp. pepo cultivar mu-cu-16 chromosome LG20, ASM280686v2, whole genome shotgun sequence genomic window carries:
- the LOC111782991 gene encoding protein MOTHER of FT and TFL1-like: MVRSLEPLVVGRVIGDVLDMFTPAADLSVTYASKQVANGCEIKPSAAADAPTVDIQGPISNNDLYALVMVDPDAPSPSEPTFREWLHWIVVDIPEGSDANKGKEVVQYMGPQPPTGIHRYVLAVFKQNRAIGGSLRPPNTRSNFSTRQFASQNALGLPVAAVYFNSQKQPAAKKR; this comes from the exons atggtacGGTCTCTGGAGCCACTGGTGGTTGGGAGAGTGATCGGAGATGTGTTGGACATGTTCACTCCGGCCGCCGATTTGTCCGTCACTTATGCCTCTAAACAGGTCGCTAACGGTTGCGAAATCAAGCCCTCTGCCGCTGCTGATGCCCCCACTGTTGATATTCAAGGCCCCATCTCCAACAACGACCTTTATGCTCTG GTCATGGTGGATCCTGATGCTCCGAGCCCTAGTGAGCCAACGTTCAGAGAGTGGCTTCACTG GATTGTCGTGGACATTCCAGAAGGATCTGATGCCAATaaag GGAAGGAGGTGGTGCAGTACATGGGGCCACAGCCGCCAACAGGAATTCACCGGTATGTATTAGCAGTTTTCAAGCAGAACAGGGCAATCGGCGGCAGCCTCCGACCACCGAACACTCGCAGCAACTTCAGCACCCGACAATTTGCTTCTCAGAATGCACTCGGGCTTCCTGTCGCCGCCGTGTACTTCAATTCCCAGAAGCAACCCGCAGCCAAGAAACGCTGA
- the LOC111783202 gene encoding transcription factor MYB102-like → MGRAPCCDKNGLKKGPWTPEEDQKLIDYIQKNGHGNWRTLPSNAGLQRCGKSCRLRWTNYLRPDIKRGRFSFEEEETIIQLHSVLGNKWSAIATRLPGRTDNEIKNYWNTHIRKRLLRMGIDPVTHSPRLDLLDLSSILRSTLYNSSQMNLSSLLGVQPLVNPELLKLAASLMSSERKSQSFSPQNGMQTIQFSHPQLEMQVPVQEIVQFPQLVEPIASELNDQWQISEECNNIEIPTGFDYCGFDQQHAAAVMDNSYEMPTFSSHKDMGNNKNNFNLSSVLSSPCSSSPTQMNSNSTYFTSPNEDERESYCSQILNFDIPDFFDESFM, encoded by the exons ATGGGAAGAGCACCTTGCTGTGATAAAAATGGGCTTAAGAAAGGGCCATGGACGCCTGAGGAAGATCAGAAATTGATTGATTATATTCAGAAAAATGGTCATGGAAACTGGAGGACTCTTCCTTCTAATGCAG GACTCCAAAGATGTGGGAAGAGCTGTCGTTTAAGATGGACTAATTATCTTAGACCTGATATTAAACGAGGGAGATTTTCATTCGAGGAGGAAGAAACCATCATCCAACTCCATAGTGTTTTGGGTAACAA GTGGTCTGCGATTGCGACACGATTGCCGGGAAGAACGGAtaacgaaataaaaaattattggaacaCCCACATAAGAAAGAGGCTTCTAAGAATGGGAATCGATCCAGTGACCCACAGTCCACGCCTTGATCTTCTGGATTTGTCTTCCATTCTACGCTCTACTCTCTACAACTCTTCACAAATGAACCTTTCAAGCTTGCTTGGAGTGCAGCCATTAGTAAACCCTGAGCTTCTTAAATTGGCTGCTTCATTAATGTCTTCTGAACGTAAAAGTCAAAGCTTTTCGCCGCAAAATGGTATGCAGACTATTCAATTCTCTCATCCTCAGCTAGAAATGCAAGTTCCTGTACAAGAAATTGTTCAATTCCCTCAACTGGTGGAGCCAATTGCAAGTGAATTAAATGATCAATGGCAAATAAGCGAAGAGTGCAATAATATTGAGATTCCGACAGGGTTTGACTATTGTGGGTTTGATCAGCAACACGCCGCCGCAGTGATGGACAATTCGTATGAAATGCCGACGTTTAGTTCCCACAAGGACATGGGTAATAACAAGAACAACTTCAATTTGAGCTCGGTTTTATCTTCGCCATGTTCTTCAAGCCCTACGCAGATGAATTCCAACTCCACATATTTTACTAGTCCAAATgaggatgagagagaaagttaCTGTAGccagattttgaattttgatatcCCTGATTTCTTTGATGAAAGTTTCATGTAA